Proteins found in one Streptomyces sp. NBC_00461 genomic segment:
- a CDS encoding ArsR/SmtB family transcription factor, with protein MVTYEDALSALADPTRRAIFERLVDGPKAVGQLAEGLPVSRPAVSQHLKVLREAGLVVDQAVGTRRVYQLNPAGLGALRAWLDLFWDQALAAFTAAAESEGQHEYD; from the coding sequence GTGGTGACTTACGAGGATGCCTTGTCCGCGCTGGCCGACCCGACCCGGCGGGCCATCTTCGAGCGTCTCGTCGACGGTCCCAAGGCAGTGGGGCAGCTGGCTGAGGGCCTGCCCGTGAGCCGTCCCGCGGTCTCCCAGCACTTGAAGGTGCTCAGGGAGGCCGGGCTGGTCGTGGACCAAGCGGTCGGTACGCGACGCGTGTACCAGCTCAACCCGGCCGGGCTGGGTGCTCTGCGCGCCTGGCTCGACCTGTTCTGGGATCAGGCACTGGCCGCTTTCACCGCGGCCGCCGAGAGCGAAGGACAGCACGAATATGACTGA
- a CDS encoding SRPBCC family protein — protein MTDGPVRKSVTVQAPIEKAFTVFTQGMDNWWPRSHKTGEGELKQAVLEGREGGRWYEIDTDGSECEWGRVLTWKPPTLLVLAWQIDATWRFDPQLSTEVEIRFFSEGPDRTRVELEHRDLDRFGEAQDQARAAFESPGGWPRLLDAFAQEAAA, from the coding sequence ATGACTGATGGCCCCGTCCGCAAGAGCGTGACCGTCCAGGCACCGATCGAGAAGGCATTCACCGTCTTCACGCAGGGCATGGACAACTGGTGGCCCCGCAGCCACAAGACCGGTGAGGGGGAGCTGAAGCAGGCGGTCCTCGAAGGCAGGGAAGGCGGCCGCTGGTACGAGATCGACACCGACGGCAGCGAGTGCGAGTGGGGCCGGGTGCTGACGTGGAAGCCGCCCACCCTCCTGGTGCTGGCCTGGCAGATCGACGCCACCTGGCGCTTCGACCCGCAGCTGAGCACCGAGGTGGAGATCCGCTTCTTCTCCGAAGGGCCGGATCGCACCCGCGTGGAGCTCGAACACCGTGACCTGGACCGCTTCGGCGAAGCCCAGGACCAGGCCCGTGCCGCGTTCGAATCGCCGGGCGGCTGGCCGCGTCTCCTCGACGCGTTCGCCCAGGAAGCAGCCGCATAG
- a CDS encoding TetR/AcrR family transcriptional regulator — protein MFGSRQALLREAGCAAAPAPRQLILDAALEQVGRHGLAELSMDDLATAAGVSRATVYRLFPGKAALFDELIKAYSPWAVVSDVIDAMPEADPGDVIPAVVHAMAHAMEGRGGLLLHIVFELVKQGPDVGEGVRHGMARGFPDLARYLNSQMQAGRLRRIEPILAFQLLAGPVLVHLLTRPLAMQAGFSMPPEEVIEEISGAWLRAMAPEGDEPVGKQSS, from the coding sequence CTGTTCGGCAGCCGCCAGGCGCTGCTGCGCGAGGCCGGCTGCGCAGCGGCACCTGCGCCACGGCAGCTGATCCTGGATGCGGCACTGGAGCAGGTGGGCCGGCACGGACTGGCAGAGCTGTCGATGGACGATCTGGCCACCGCCGCCGGGGTCTCCCGGGCCACGGTTTACCGGTTGTTCCCGGGGAAGGCGGCACTGTTCGACGAGTTGATCAAGGCTTACTCGCCGTGGGCGGTCGTGTCGGACGTCATCGACGCGATGCCCGAGGCGGACCCCGGCGATGTGATCCCCGCAGTGGTCCACGCCATGGCACACGCCATGGAAGGACGTGGCGGCCTGCTGCTGCACATCGTGTTCGAGTTGGTCAAGCAAGGCCCGGATGTCGGTGAGGGCGTGAGGCACGGGATGGCTCGGGGCTTTCCCGACCTCGCCCGGTACCTGAACAGCCAAATGCAGGCCGGACGGCTGCGACGGATTGAGCCGATCCTGGCCTTCCAGCTTCTGGCCGGGCCCGTCCTCGTTCATCTCCTGACACGGCCGCTGGCCATGCAGGCTGGCTTCAGCATGCCGCCGGAAGAGGTGATCGAGGAGATCTCCGGCGCCTGGCTGCGCGCCATGGCGCCGGAGGGAGACGAACCAGTGGGCAAGCAATCCAGTTGA